A window from Triticum aestivum cultivar Chinese Spring chromosome 6D, IWGSC CS RefSeq v2.1, whole genome shotgun sequence encodes these proteins:
- the LOC123142294 gene encoding homeobox-leucine zipper protein TF1-like yields MEMEVSAAKNDRSRARNRRARDVEFGISNSNRSRLGGSSSDDQHGIETPQTKKKYLQRLTGHQSYILEGFFGICEHPDENQRRRLSESTGLAMQQVKFWFQNKRTQVKHLTEKEETYGLKVQNEMLRDENKSLKMAPRNALCPTCSDLPTENHHSREMRLLMEQNEWLKQEILRLHGEKDASSNHYAQVDPYAKIVVALQNDIDMITELVQKALHEFVILSNINSPLWLSVPVLDGSFEILNKTKYVEKFGGDNSASIIGFKTEATRANAIVMMDAKNIVDYLMDTCCASLCPGILYSAKTTKVYKWPTNAHYNGAMYLMTTETMFPSSLVPSRKCTFVRYCRVIQNGKVVIVDVSLDEVDGTFSNCRKMPSGVLIQTMGPNTSKITAIEHVQVEDMGINELYQPCISGLMFGARRIVTSISRQCARMRELCYVTKRVLSVNSKGRETLMKLADDLLMSYTSSVTTIPEDAWTIMCSIGTDDYIKIAHKRNINNRNTAIVFVSASFHLSMPLRVTFDLLKNNLLRPKWDVLVNGGVVGEEVQVSSGIQPGDAISLLHVKYISMTDQPVTQIKENILQNSCYDVSGSFIVYSPVDIKLMDNIMIPNDMEESKVFTYPTGFSLLPVDESTKDGIALGEDGATLVTMGSHVPLKLAHGTGLCPRFVSATIGIMSENIATIKSTLTNINRMYYRSSQSPILT; encoded by the exons ATGGAGATGGAAGTGTCGGCGGCTAAG AATGACAGGTCACGGGCAAGGAACCGTCGAGCACGTGATGTTGAATTTGGAATATCAAATAGCAACAGAAGCAGACTTGGGGGGAGCTCCTCTGATGACCAACATGGCATTGAGACCCCACAAACAAAGAAGAAGTACCTGCAGAGGCTCACTGGTCATCAGAGCTATATACTTGAAGG TTTTTTCGGCATATGTGAACACCCTGATGAAAATCAAAGGAGGAGGTTGAGTGAGTCAACGGGCCTTGCAATGCAACAAGTCAAGTTTTGGTTCCAGAACAAGAGAACACAAGTGAAG CATCTGACCGAAAAAGAGGAGACCTATGGACTAAAAGTGCAGAATGAAATGTTGAGGGATGAAAACAAGAGTCTTAAGATGGCACCGAGGAATGCACTTTGCCCCACTTGCAGCGATTTACCAACAGAAAATCATCACTCTAGAGAGATGCGATTGCtaatggagcaaaatgagtggttAAAGCAAGAG ATTTTGCGGTTGCATGGTGAAAAAGATGCAAGCTCAAACCATTATGCCCAAGTTGACCCATACGCAAAAATAGTTGTTGCATTACAAAATGACATAGATATGATTACTGAACTAGTCCAGAAAGCGTTGCATGAGTTTGTCATTTTGTCTAACATAAATAGCCCTCTATGGTTGTCTGTCCCTGTCCTTGATGGATCCTTTGAAATATTGAACAAGACGAAATATGTTGAAAAATTTGGTGGAGACAATAGTGCTAGTATAATTGGATTCAAGACCGAGGCTACTCGTGCTAATGCTATTGTCATGATGGATGCCAAAAATATTGTGGATTATCTCATGGATACT TGTTGTGCATCATTATGTCCTGGAATTCTATATAGTGCAAAAACCACTAAGGTTTACAAGTGGCCTACTAATGCACACTACAATGGGGCCATGTATTTG ATGACAACTGAGACGATGTTCCCATCATCTCTAGTACCATCTAGGAAATGCACATTCGTCAGGTACTGTAGGGTGATACAAAATGGCAAAGTGGTAATTGTCGATGTGTCTTTGGACGAAGTTGACGGTACCTTCTCCAACTGTCGCAAAATGCCATCGGGAGTACTAATTCAAACCATGGGTCCCAACACCTCCAAG ATCACTGCTATAGAACATGTTCAAGTAGAAGATATGGGTATCAATGAGCTCTACCAGCCATGTATTAGTGGGCTCATGTTCGGAGCTAGGCGTATTGTGACGAGCATCTCACGACAGTGTGCACGTATGAGAGAACTCTGCTATGTCACCAAAAGAGTTCTAAGCG TCAACTCAAAGGGGAGGGAGACCCTCATGAAGCTAGCAGATGACCTGCTCATGAGTTATACCAGCAGCGTCACTACCATCCCCGAGGATGCATGGACCATTATGTGTAGCATTGGTACAGATGATTATATCAAGATAGCACACAAGAGGAATATCAACAATAGAAACACTGCCATTGTGTTTGTGAGTGCGTCATTCCATCTATCAATGCCACTTCGGGTAACATTTGATCTGCTCAAGAACAACTTGCTGCGCCCAAAG TGGGATGTGCTAGTTAATGGTGGTGTGGTGGGAGAGGAAGTCCAAGTTTCCAGTGGCATACAACCTGGCGATGCCATCTCCTTACTTCATGTCAAG TATATATCTATGACTGATCAGCCCGTCACACAAATCAAGGAGAACATCCTCCAGAATAGCTGCTACGATGTGTCAGGCTCGTTCATCGTCTACTCCCCCGTCGACATCAAACTTATGGACAACATCATGATCCCAAATGATATGGAGGAGAGTAAGGTGTTTACCTACCCCACCGGTTTCTCCCTCCTCCCTGTCGACGAGTCTACCAAAGATGGCATTGCCCTCGGCGAAGATGGAGCAACTCTTGTGACCATGGGGTCCCATGTTCCATTGAAACTCGCTCATGGCACTGGTTTATGTCCTAGATTTGTGTCTGCAACCATTGGTATCATGTCTGAAAACATTGCGACCATAAAAAGCACTCTAACCAACATCAACCGCATGTACTACAGAAGCAGTCAGTCTCCCATTCTCACCTAG
- the LOC123140690 gene encoding WAT1-related protein At3g30340, with product MDWKPMVTMLAVVTVFAVMNTLTKMAFNEGMHTTVLIVLRQLTATLFLAPIAYFKERKTRPKMTTEIFVYLFLSALLGASLTQWLFFFGLRYTTATFASAFINMTPMFTFLLALPFKIEKLDVATGSGAAKLTGTAVGLAGAILMALYQGPALTGAPTTDHHATAGAHGGGAWRWAIGSAALLGGSASWSLWFILQSKIGTKYPALYSSTAWMFLLSTAQMAAVGAATEAMTLQVWLPGTALKAVTVLFVGVVGSGLGFLAMSWCVERRGPVFTTAFMPLIQMIAAGINVTVLHEQLHLGSVVGSALVVVGLYLVLWGKSNEASSKPKLPPPSHSKLALAEETEHGDSRIMQSV from the exons ATGGATTGGAAACCTATGGTGACGATGTTGGCGGTGGTGACCGTGTTCGCGGTGATGAACACGCTGACAAAGATGGCTTTTAACGAAGGGATGCACACCACCGTCCTCATCGTCCTCCGCCAGCTCACCGCCACGCTCTTCCTCGCCCCGATCGCCTACTTCAAAGAGAG GAAGACTAGGCCTAAGATGACCACAGAGATCTTCGTCTACCTCTTCTTGAGTGCCTTGCTCGG AGCGTCACTGACCCAGTGGTTATTCTTCTTTGGCTTGCGGTACACGACGGCGACGTTCGCGAGCGCCTTCATCAATATGACCCCCATGTTTACCTTCCTGCTGGCGCTCCCCTTCAAGATCGAGAAGCTCGACGTGGCCACCGGCTCTGGCGCAGCCAAGCTCACGGGCACGGCCGTGGGGCTGGCCGGAGCGATTTTGATGGCGCTCTACCAAGGCCCGGCCCTGACGGGGGCGCCGACGACGGACCACCATGCTACTGCCGGTGCCCATGGTGGTGGTGCGTGGAGGTGGGCGATTGGGTCGGCGGCGCTGCTGGGCGGCTCGGCGAGCTGGTCGCTGTGGTTCATACTACAGTCCAAGATCGGCACCAAGTACCCCGCTCTGTACTCCAGCACGGCGTGGATGTTCCTGCTGAGCACCGCGCAGATGGCCGCCGTCGGTGCCGCGACGGAGGCGATGACCCTCCAGGTCTGGCTTCCCGGGACGGCGTTGAAGGCCGTGACGGTGCTGTTCGTGGGGGTGGTGGGGTCCGGGCTGGGGTTCCTGGCCATGTCGTGGTGCGTGGAGCGGCGGGGGCCGGTGTTCACCACAGCGTTCATGCCGCTCATCCAGATGATCGCCGCCGGGATCAACGTCACGGTGCTCCACGAGCAGCTCCATCTCGGGAGCGTGGTCGGGTCGGCGCTGGTGGTCGTGGGGCTCTACTTGGTCCTCTGGGGGAAGAGCAACGAGGCGAGCAGCAAACCGAAGCTGCCTCCTCCATCACATTCCAAGCTCGCGTTGGCTGAAGAAACAGAGCATGGTGATTCACGGATCATGCAGAGTGTGTGA